cttttctatctcgagaatctccataccaagtatcttctttctttggtcctaaatctttcatctcaaattcttcacttagttgggctttaacctttcttatctctctttatcttttgttgctatcaacatgtcatcaacataaagaagtagatacacaaaagaaccatcacatttttcttaaagtagacacaatcaTCAAAACTACtccttttgaaatcatgagaagtcataaaggaatcaaacctcttgtaccccttgtcttggtgattgtttcaaaccgtaaagggactttttcacaagcaaacatagtcctctttttcgagactataaaaccctccggttgttgcatgtaaatatcttcctcaagttctccatgcaaaatgcggttttacatctaaccgctcaagctccaaatcatgcatggccacaataccaagcaaagctcgaatcgaactatgcttaacaactggagagaacacatctgtgaagtccactcggaatttgatgtaaccctttgcaacaagccttgctttatatccgggttcttcaactccagagtcccttctttcttttaaacacccatttacaacgaatgacctttttacctttaggaagttttacaagatcccatgtttgctttttgtggagtgattccatctcctcttgcatagcaaacatccactttttcgagttttcacactaatcgcctcggaataattaaatggctcttgattcgcatctatatcttcaccacatttaaagcataagcaactagatcaacctcggcatacttctttggaggtttaatttctcttattGTCCtgcttttggcgatagagtattgcggtgaagaagcaactctattctcaatttttgtacttggcttgaggagttgattcggattaatcgatgctccaccgcttttggttttctttattggaagagtctttaatagataagttaggtagcataacagtttcatcaaaaacaacatctctcgctaatcacaacttttctattttcggacaccataacttatagccttttacaccactttataaccaagaaaacgcatttaatggatctcggttccaattttccattatcaacatgagcatacgcagacacccaaaaatcctttaaatcgaataattagcgggattaccgcaccatacctcttgtggagtctttttctcaatggcaacggatggagatcggttgatcaaaaacatgcgagagaggtcgcttcgcccaaaatgacttcggtaagttggcatttgacaacatacatcgaaccttctccatgatcgttcgttcattcgttcgcaacgccgctttctttgtggagtatgacgaatcgtcaagtgtctcatgatccttccgacttgcacaatctattaaactcatcgaacgtaactctaagccattgtgcatgcggaggtattttatctgcttttccgtctgctttttcaatcataattttccaagacttaaatgtggaaaacacatcgctttttcgcttgggaagaacgcccaaactttttcggaaaaatcatcaataaaggttagcatataattagctccacctctcgaaggcactctgacggcccccacgatcgaatggatatactccaacgtttccttcgtgttatggattcctctagtgaatcgaactctctttgcttcccaaaacacaggttgctcacagaaattcggtttgcaaattccttgcccattaagaagtcctctttgcttaattacgccatgccattctcactcatatgccctaggcgcatatgccaaagtttagtaatatcatcatcgacaaggaagaggaagcggcaattgcatcaccaatatgatagaacctcagaaacatataacttggcaatctttctttgccctttcatcacaacaaggaccctttgaaatctttaaaaccccactttcaattgtgtatctgccttttgaatcaagagtactcaacgaaattaaatttcttttcaattcggaacatgccgcacgtcactaagtgttcgacaactccatcaaacatcttaactttaattgttccaacactgcgattttacatgaagcattatttcccatcaaaacaacaccttgagatcttgtttcataagttataaaccaatcccgattgggactcatgtggaaggtgcactgaatcaagtatccactcctcgcttactttagaatcattgatgaagcaactagaagttcaccatcattgtagtcttctacaacatcgccttcaccggaattttccgttgttttccttttgattcgcacctcccttttaatcttattttgtagcttatagcactcagatttaatgtgccctttcttcttgcgaagttgcaagttttacctctgtttgaagatttcgatctacccttagatttaccacgaggattccgttctgtgttctaccacgatcatcatcaacattcggtcttgtctcccacgaacaatgagaccctctcccgagagttgggtttaaccacaagatgcttcatcttatcatacgaggttaaagaatcataaacctcatcaactgtgagagactcatggctatataaaatcgtgtctctaaaggttgaataagacgggcaacgaacaaagtagaatcaaccctagatcttccttatcatcttgaacctccatggcctccaagtttgagagaatttctttaaacacattaagtgttcgtgtctgacgcaccttcctccaaacgatgagcataaagacgccgcttcatatgcaacttgcttgttagagttttcgacatacatatttgttctagcctcttccataatgcaatgcggttttctctttcatcacatcccgcaaaatttcgttggacaaatgcgatgtaattgtgttaatgcctttcgatccttacgcttcttctcttcatctgttaatgtcgaaggcatcttatctatcctagcagggcatcctctagatccatctgcaagaagcgcttgcatcttaatttgccacaacgcaaatcggtgttatgtccaacaatgaatttcatacttcaaagacgccattcttgtgatcgagatgaataacctaagctcgataccaatttgtgaaaaataaaatagaataaaataaataaaaataaagaacacataaattttacgtggaaaccctttcggaaaaaaaccacaggcggaggagaagaaaattcactatgtcgaaaaatttttactcaaatacaagaggaatagactatgtctatttataggcttgcaaagccatattctagtaggattgaaacaccttatctaatcaatataaaatagatggagtttaataaggtttaaaaccttattctaaaataaaataaaagaagtttagttctatatggattttacttttattttattttccatcgtattttatttaaataagaatttgggtcacttaattctaacattttGGAAAATGGAAAAATAAGTATTAGGTTGGATTTAATTATAAAGTACTAGGTTAAAAGTCTAAGAAATACTTATAATTGGATCTGATATAAGAGAGGCCTAAAATCCCCTCATACTAAATATACGGGACGACAAACCCTAGTATATTTTATTCGAATTCGTTCGAGCCCACACTTGAAGCaattcgtggtacgagaataacAAAGAAGACCATTCGGTTGAATGTCAGGAACGACAAGGATCCGTCAAGCCGAAAATATAGGTATAATTACGGTAAAtgatttattgctataaatatcataaaccggctcaattttcaaaattataattttccGCTATGCAAGAAAACCGTTTTCGAACTGGATTTTTTTCCAACATACAATACCCTTGATTTTGTGGATCTAATTGGTTGCCCGATGATTGATACTTTGAAGACTTCTCTTGAAAGAGTCAACCCTTCTCAACTACAATCAACCAAGTCTCTATTAAGAAAAACTCCCCTTGTATTAGATAGAATGACACGCtggatttaaatatatattagattTTTATACACTTACGATATAGGTGAAAAAtattgtaataaatatatttattaaaacttcatataaaaattaattggtgCTTTTATTACAATTGTAAAATTAATTGTTTATAATACATGGGTGATATGTGTATAAGATTACTATTTGTTAATTGCTACAATTAAGTCATATAAAATCTTATTTTTTCTAACCCCTAATGGTTTATAACAACGActctttaaacttttaaaattctcgaaaatttaattttatcaattaaatcgagtttcaattatttcatttAGTGTATCATATTTAGGTCACAAATTCTCGATTCAATTAGCTCAATAGATTAATCTCGTccaattttatttgttaattgaaccataaaaaaattttaaaaatattaactctaTTAAATAGTAGATCATATTTTTCAAACGGTAAATGTTAACTATATTCTAATTTTaccttatttgattctttttaaaaatataaggacTGAATTGATCCATTTAACAGTAGTGGGATTAATTTGACTATGTCCTTATAATAGAGGGGCCTTTCAGGCACCACTcgataatttttttcttattcatgttttcttaattttttcgGTGAATATATTTGAAAGGTCCTTAAATTATAGAGATTAGATTAAATTAGTCCTCTACTATTAAAAATGATCAAATAAAGTCAAATTAGTATAGAGGTAACATTTACTGTTTAAAAATATATCATTTCTTGTTTAATAGagttaatattttaaagttttatagttttataaataaaatcttttgtttggaattgaaatgcaaatgaaaaaaataatttttaagatatttttaaacaaaaaatgtTAATCCTAttacttatttgattctttttaacagTATAGGGACAAAATTGATCCACATAATAATAGATGAACTAATTTGATCCAGTCCCTATCATATAGGGACCTCCTAGGTACTTTAACcaattttttttcatatattttcacTTATATATCAAGTGTGCCGTTGGTGAGCCCAAATTGAGAAAGTCCATGAATAATTTCTTTCATTATTTTAGGCCAGTCCAAGACATATTTGTTAAACAATAAATATAAAGCTAAATTCGAATCGCGCTAGTTGCGTTGCTATTTTGATTTTATCTGTTATTGTAATtcactaaaaaaaaataaaaggatttgTGATTGTGTTTTTGGTACGAATTCTTTTTTTCCCCTATAATTTCTCTCTTCCAATTTCAATCATTCAATTAGATTTTTATCTTGTCATATcagtttgggttttaaaatttttggttcaaTTTTGAGTTTATATCATTTATGGTTTGGTCCATTCTAGTCTAAGGCTCAAGGTTTCTTCGATTAGAACATTATAGGTTTGAGTCATTTCGGATTTTAATCATTTCAAATTTAGTTCATCTTAAGTTATTTGTTCGAATGATTAagattttttgttgttttgagtTCAGATCATTGTGTTTAAATGATtcgaaatttttttattcaaatcgATTAAATCAAGTTTATATGAAGATTAAGCAAATCGAGTTTTTAATTTCGGGTCATAATCAAATAAACAACATGCTGTTACATTCCTAGAATCAACATGAAAGTGACCAAGAAGCAATGGTGATATAATATAATATCTAGGaaacaacaacagctttcaatacCCAACTATAAGAAAATTACAGAATTAGACCCCCAAATATCTCTTCTTTTAAAACTAGCTCCAAAATTCATGCAAAATATCATTAGTTTTGTCAACCAATAATAgggagaaataaaaagaaaaataaaaaaaaaaacaaaaggaaaaagaaagtacTAAGGACCATTCTTGGAATTAACCCAAATGTCCTAACACTTGTTCACTTCCATTGTTCTACATCAAAGGACTTCCATTGTTCTACATCAAAGGACTATTAAGAAGTCCGTGCCAAGTTGAACTGAGTCCACTCCAATTTTCTCTCACCGAGTCAAAATCAACCATGTTATAATAATTATTCCCATGGTCACCATTGAGTTGCCATTGGAGACCCCATTGATTTTGATTCTCATCACTTTTGTTACCATCACTAACAACCTCTTGTTTCATCGCCGCGACCATACCATTCGATGTCGTCCTTATCGTTGCATCACTGATGATTTCTTCGTCATTGTTGTACGGTAACATCATCGTTTCCCCACCGCTGTTTTCGAACCCATAATTATAAAAACCCTGGAAATGGTTCTGGTTACCGAGAAGGCCGAAGCTGTTAGGGTTTCCGAGAACGGGGAGTTCATTTTCGTCGAACCCTAAGTGAACATTGGCTTGCTTTTGGAGCCTAGCAATGGCTAAGGAGAGTTCACTAGTATCAACTGGTAGGAGGTTGGTATTGGATGACATAAATAGATGATCTTGACTCCTTtttgatgatgttgatgatgatgatgatgatcttCTGTTTTTCCTACACCCTCCACCCACTGGAACATTCCTCAATGTGCCACCTTTGGTCCAATATCTCCTACATGACTTACAAAAATACCTTGGCTGTGAAAGGCTATAATTGTTGTAATAACAAAACTTGGTGTTGGTTGAATCACATCTTGGGCATTTTAATGCTTGTTCTGGTTGTGGCCTTGGTTTCCTCTCTTGTTGTTCATTTCCTTTGGTGCAAACCATCATGTTTCCCAATGTAGGATTAGGCATCTCCTACAAAATATAATCTTAgtccaatttttttcttttacgaGAAACGAGGATGACAACATTTAAACTCAGTTTATTTAGATGTCTAATAAAatcctttatttttcttttattattaagattattaaaattctttttattacattttgaaattaaaaaaataaaaaaatactcattggaatataattttttataaaaatttatactaACAATTTAGCTTACAATCTTAAACTCGAAAAATATAGGGACTGAATCCCTTAGAAGagaagtaaaaggactaaaaattttaaaattatgaaaatttcaaGGGCTTAAAAGCacattttgatattttgattcatttaatGCATGTTTTGTGACATTGGATGATAGATAAAAATGATGGGGATTTTGGTGTCATTAGTGGGGTCATCAAAGGAGAAAATTTGaggattattttgaattttttttctctaTAATTCACTAACAAAAAaagggttttaaaaaaaattaatcaattaaaaCCCAAATGAAGCTAATCAGAACATTCAAACTAAaacttaaaattataaataataaaaaaaaaaaacaaagactaAAACATGTTCCAATCTAAAATCAAATCAAAAGAACCatgaccccccaaaaaaaaaacatgaacttgaaactaaaacaaaaacttttttatatgtatatatatacatatatatatgtacctGGTATTGTCTGCTTGAAGGATCCATCCATGCAACAAAAAAGAAAGTGAAactgagaaaaaaaaaacaaaaaacaaaacccAACACAGTGCTAGAAGAATTCTAACACTCTTTGGGGGGTTCTTTGAACTAAGAACTGCAGTAGCAGaagaagaggaggaggaggaggagataTGGGGTTGTGTTTGGTAATGATAAACTCAAAGGCATGCAAAAGCAAAAGTgaaagtgaagagaaaataagggCAAccctttaatatatataaagcaaAGACACCCCCCTACCCCTATTTgaaataaggaaaaataaaattttatttttatttatgtttataagcTATTGTTTGGTTAAATTTTACTTTTAGTCCTTATGTTATGCGAAAGTTGtagattaatatttatattttattttggttaattttaattcttgtatttttaaattttagtggtAACCTGAACTATAGCAATTTTGGTATTAGCCATGTGCTATATGTAAAATTATAGATTTAATTCATGCATATTATTGAATTATTCTTAgtcattatttttttaaaaattcgatAATATTTTTAGGGATAAAATGTGACACGGCATGCATCTTAATGGAATCTGAATTTAAGGATCAAACTGGAAAAATCTGCCAAGTTTCAATACTAATATGAAAAAGGTTATCAATTTAAAGGACTAAATGTTATattaaactaaaatgttttaGATTACAATAGCTTTAGTTATGCTGCTTGATTTCTTTGTTGTTGTTTTGTGGGACCCTTTTGCTCGGTTGGATGCAACTATACAGTGGGGTCCAATGGGGGATTGGAGGAGGGGGCCCCACTTTTCCACCACCCATCCTCCACTGTACGTCACCATCACCATGATTGGGGCCCACAAGAAAATGCATGCAGCACAGACACAGAGGATCATAATCCACTACTACACAAAAATCATGAAAACGGTAGAAGCATAAACCTCGTGTTTCGTAAAAACAATATGACAAAAAAATCCATACCTTGTTCTTCTCTCTTTGGTAATGAAACCGCCCAATTCTTTTATTGGACCGGTAGTCAGAATCATTCATGTCATCAGTTCGTTGAgttaattgatttaattaaaaataattaaaaattattaagaaaacttgattcaattatttaattattgatTTAATCAGTTTTTTTTTAGTTCGTTCAATTGATTTGTATCGATTTCTAAtctaatcaatttaaaattattctTTGATCCGATACCTCAACTAAGGGCGAAGCTATAATTTTTTTGGAGGGGCCGAATTTGATACTAATTTTTTAGAGAGAGctaaaaatgtattttttttattgtattaatgcaaaattttataactttcaaGAGAGtctataattttttcttttttttggagATGGCacaattgaattttaaatttttggaagagtcaaaatgaaattttaccgttaaattaacataaaaatt
Above is a genomic segment from Gossypium arboreum isolate Shixiya-1 chromosome 8, ASM2569848v2, whole genome shotgun sequence containing:
- the LOC108467889 gene encoding dof zinc finger protein DOF2.1, translating into MDPSSRQYQEMPNPTLGNMMVCTKGNEQQERKPRPQPEQALKCPRCDSTNTKFCYYNNYSLSQPRYFCKSCRRYWTKGGTLRNVPVGGGCRKNRRSSSSSSTSSKRSQDHLFMSSNTNLLPVDTSELSLAIARLQKQANVHLGFDENELPVLGNPNSFGLLGNQNHFQGFYNYGFENSGGETMMLPYNNDEEIISDATIRTTSNGMVAAMKQEVVSDGNKSDENQNQWGLQWQLNGDHGNNYYNMVDFDSVRENWSGLSSTWHGLLNSPLM